Proteins encoded within one genomic window of Paucidesulfovibrio gracilis DSM 16080:
- a CDS encoding formylglycine-generating enzyme family protein — MNMPNGLRWLPLLLLALLLPWNASAHDTGTAGPETPLPTWTDPATGLEFIRIPGGCFLMGSPLSEPGHEPGEERRRVCLDPFWISRTEVTRGQFAAFVKNTNYVAQSTKQDWVRVWDHRWENVYGSDWRDPGMEQTDQHPVAGVSYSDAEAMARWMRRQSGHHIALPTEEQWEYAARAGTTTSRWWSNEYDKQICTYANVGDLTNLAELGRKRQNPMPSAPCRDGFPFSAPVASFQPNPWGLHDMFGNVQEWVRTDRKTQYNENHLLCGGHFLSFDTDIRAAKREDPSLEYGVYFFMGFRLVRTD; from the coding sequence ATGAATATGCCCAACGGCCTTCGCTGGCTGCCGCTGCTCCTCCTGGCGCTCCTGCTCCCCTGGAATGCCAGCGCCCACGACACCGGTACAGCCGGTCCTGAAACACCCCTGCCTACCTGGACCGACCCGGCCACCGGCCTGGAATTCATCCGCATTCCCGGCGGCTGTTTTCTCATGGGCAGCCCGCTGAGCGAACCCGGACACGAACCCGGCGAAGAACGCCGCCGCGTCTGCCTCGACCCCTTCTGGATCAGCCGGACCGAAGTTACCCGTGGACAATTTGCCGCTTTTGTCAAAAACACCAATTACGTTGCCCAATCCACCAAACAAGACTGGGTGCGCGTCTGGGACCACCGCTGGGAAAACGTCTACGGCTCGGACTGGCGCGATCCCGGCATGGAACAAACCGATCAGCACCCCGTGGCAGGCGTCAGCTACTCCGATGCCGAAGCCATGGCCCGGTGGATGCGCCGGCAATCCGGCCACCACATCGCCCTGCCCACCGAAGAACAATGGGAATACGCGGCACGCGCCGGGACCACCACCTCCCGTTGGTGGAGCAACGAATACGACAAACAGATCTGCACCTACGCCAACGTCGGCGACCTCACCAACCTGGCCGAGCTGGGCAGAAAACGACAAAACCCGATGCCCTCCGCCCCCTGCCGCGACGGGTTCCCCTTCAGCGCCCCCGTGGCCAGCTTCCAGCCCAACCCCTGGGGACTCCACGACATGTTCGGCAACGTCCAGGAATGGGTCCGGACCGACCGCAAAACACAATACAACGAAAACCACCTGCTCTGCGGCGGACACTTCCTCTCCTTCGATACCGACATACGCGCCGCAAAACGTGAAGACCCGTCCCTGGAATACGGGGTCTATTTTTTCATGGGCTTTCGGCTCGTTCGAACGGACTGA